From a single Brassica oleracea var. oleracea cultivar TO1000 chromosome C5, BOL, whole genome shotgun sequence genomic region:
- the LOC106344360 gene encoding basic-leucine zipper transcription factor B-like, whose amino-acid sequence MAAPPPPKERAYGVTNIKSHIPITLDLSDHNYDAWRELFMTHCLSFDVLGNLDGTVFPNGDNDTAWLKRDGLVKLWIYGTLAQPLFRSSFKPGGSAHDVWIRIENQFRNNKEARAIALDNELRITEIGDMAIQEYCQKIKSLVDLLSNVDAPVNERTIVMYLLNGLNEKYNNIINVIKHKEPFPSFDNAKSMLEMEENRLKKPRRATASHTDKASSSSALTVSDSTNQQQRPQSTKSNHNNNNRGNRRFNNRGRGNRGNNQRNYFQNWPQSNNWNAPFISWPPQFINWNPYTQAPTYRGPQAQPLAVPQQQR is encoded by the coding sequence ATGGCCGCTCCTCCTCCTCCAAAGGAACGAGCTTATGGTGTCACTAACATAAAATCACACATCCCCATCACTCTTGATCTCAGTGATCATAATTATGATGCATGGAGAGAGCTCTTCATGACTCACTGTCTTTCTTTTGATGTCCTTGGCAACCTCGACGGTACCGTGTTCCCAAACGGTGATAACGACACGGCTTGGCTCAAAAGGGATGGTCTTGTCAAACTCTGGATCTATGGCACACTAGCTCAACCTCTCTTCCGCTCCTCTTTCAAACCTGGTGGATCTGCACATGACGTCTGGATCCGTATAGAAAACCAATTCCGCAACAACAAAGAGGCTAGAGCCATAGCTCTTGACAACGAACTCAGAATCACCGAAATCGGTGACATGGCTATTCAAGAGTACTGTCAAAAGATCAAGTCTTTGGTTGATCTCCTCTCGAATGTAGATGCTCCAGTCAATGAGAGAACTATTGTTATGTACCTACTCAACGGTCTTAACGAGAAATACAATAACATCATCAACGTTATCAAACACAAGGAACCATTTCCCTCATTTGACAACGCTAAGTCAATGCTTGAGATGGAAGAAAATCGCTTGAAGAAACCACGCCGGGCCACTGCTTCACACACGGATAAAGCTTCCTCTTCTTCAGCACTCACGGTATCAGACTCAACGAACCAGCAACAGAGGCCTCAGTCGACGAAGTCTAACCACAACAACAACAACAGAGGAAATCGCAGGTTCAATAACCGTGGCAGAGGAAACAGAGGAAACAATCAAAGGAACTACTTTCAGAACTGGCCCCAAAGCAATAACTGGAACGCACCATTCATTTCATGGCCACCACAATTCATCAATTGGAACCCATACACTCAGGCTCCAACCTACCGTGGTCCTCAAGCTCAACCACTCGCCGTCCCACAACAACAACGTTAA
- the LOC106294206 gene encoding 2-oxoglutarate-dependent dioxygenase DAO-like yields the protein MMAETGGVIPTIDLEEVISDKILNQKIREASERWGCFRVMNHGVSLSLMSEMKKTIMDLFERPHEVKVRNTDVLLGIGYRAPYDINPYYETFGLYDMASPQAVDTFCDQLDASADQREIMVKYAKSTDGLAKDLARRLAESYGLAETDFFKGWPSQLRINKYHFKPEAVGKLGFHLHTDSGFLTILQADENVGRLEAMDNASGKFFPISPMPNTLAIILGDMATIWSNGRLCNLKHRVQCNEATERFSIASFLLGPTTDMEPPSEFVDAEHPRLYKPISHEGIRNIRTIKKLVDGEALKLIIYE from the exons ATGATGGCGGAGACCGGTGGAGTTATTCCGACGATAGACTTGGAAGAGGTCATTTCAGATAAGATCCTGAACCAGAAAATCCGTGAAGCGAGCGAGAGATGGGGATGCTTTAGGGTGATGAACCATGGAGTTTCATTGTCTTTGATGTCTGAGATGAAGAAGACCATTATGGATCTCTTCGAACGTCCACACGAGGTGAAAGTGCGCAACACTGATGTGTTACTAGGGATTGGTTACAGGGCTCCATATGATATCAATCCTTACTATGAAACATTTGGTCTCTATGACATGGCATCGCCTCAAGCTGTCGATACCTTTTGTGACCAGCTTGACGCTTCCGCGGATCAAAG GGAGATTATGGTGAAGTATGCCAAATCTACTGATGGACTTGCAAAGGATTTAGCAAGGAGGTTAGCAGAGAGTTACGGTTTGGCTGAGACTGACTTCTTCAAAGGATGGCCGAGCCAGTTGCGGATTAACAAATATCATTTTAAACCCGAAGCAGTCGGGAAACTGGGGTTTCACCTACACACAGATTCTGGTTTCTTGACGATTCTTCAAGCCGATGAGAATGTTGGTAGACTTGAAGCCATGGACAATGCTTCAGGAAAGTTCTTTCCCATAAGCCCGATGCCAAACACGCTTGCTATCATCCTTGGGGACATGGCTACAATCTGGAGCAACGGAAGATTATGCAATTTGAAGCATAGAGTGCAATGCAATGAAGCAACCGAGAGGTTTTCTATCGCCTCGTTTTTATTAGGACCAACGACTGATATGGAACCACCAAGTGAGTTTGTGGATGCTGAACATCCGCGACTATACAAGCCTATTAGTCACGAAGGGATACGAAACATTAGAACGATCAAGAAGTTGGTTGATGGAGAAGCTCTCAAGCTTATAATCTATGAATGA
- the LOC106344361 gene encoding uncharacterized protein LOC106344361 — protein MWAESQTKDSPNTGSSQNVDHLITGDISRCYVDGAWRAQDSCTRQGWVYKAGGSTDTLMGAMSIRKSLSPLHAECEALIWAMECVKTLRISEVVFATDCSQLVKMVSTPTE, from the coding sequence ATGTGGGCAGAATCACAGACCAAGGATTCTCCAAATACGGGATCGTCACAAAATGTGGATCACCTTATTACAGGTGATATAAGTAGGTGTTATGTCGATGGAGCATGGAGGGCACAAGACTCATGCACAAGACAAGGATGGGTTTATAAAGCAGGTGGATCAACTGATACTTTGATGGGTGCCATGTCTATTCGCAAAAGTCTATCACCTTTACATGCAGAATGTGAAGCTTTGATATGGGCGATGGAGTGCGTGAAAACCCTACGAATCTCAGAAGTGGTGTTTGCAACTGACTGCTCTCAACTGGTGAAGATGGTGTCTACACCAACAGAATGA